One Deltaproteobacteria bacterium DNA window includes the following coding sequences:
- a CDS encoding FAD-dependent oxidoreductase, with product MKLRETISWLMGTLQRSLFPYLEECSGTPLTEKQKQLIQILEIVQVEKSVPKTATHQWMGRKVLEREAIARAFVAKMGERGRRVILVEILPEIAAEADADTKAYFGMKFKQNNVQVYTGTELILIAGKTATVRQGQEEIAVNVDVLIFAVGAKPDNRLQEELVSSGRPVVKVGDCIQPRNILESVREGFEAGNKID from the coding sequence ATGAAGCTCCGAGAAACCATATCATGGTTAATGGGTACGCTGCAACGGAGTTTATTTCCGTATTTGGAGGAATGTTCGGGAACGCCTTTAACCGAGAAACAAAAGCAGTTGATCCAAATCCTGGAAATCGTTCAAGTCGAGAAGTCTGTACCCAAGACGGCCACCCACCAATGGATGGGACGAAAGGTCTTGGAACGGGAAGCCATCGCCCGGGCCTTTGTGGCCAAGATGGGTGAACGAGGAAGAAGGGTGATTCTCGTGGAAATCCTTCCTGAAATCGCCGCCGAGGCTGACGCAGACACCAAGGCCTATTTTGGGATGAAGTTTAAGCAAAACAATGTCCAGGTCTATACCGGTACGGAACTTATCCTTATCGCGGGGAAGACGGCCACCGTCCGCCAAGGGCAAGAAGAGATCGCTGTGAATGTCGATGTCTTGATCTTCGCGGTGGGTGCCAAGCCGGATAATAGACTCCAGGAGGAACTCGTTTCTTCCGGGCGTCCTGTAGTCAAAGTGGGTGACTGCATTCAACCACGGAATATCCTCGAATCCGTGCGCGAAGGGTTTGAAGCAGGAAACAAGATTGATTAG